The Salminus brasiliensis chromosome 4, fSalBra1.hap2, whole genome shotgun sequence nucleotide sequence AACTCTGTTTTCTTTTGTTACCTGTGAGTATTAAAAAGAAACCACAGGTAATACAGATTTATTAGCACTGACCTGCATAGTTTTGTGATAAAACAACTCCTTGCATTAGTCAAAGAAGCTTTAAGggtcagtgtgtatgtgtagaatATGACTCTGTCCTCTCTTCCTGATTTTATCAGGCATGACTGTATAGTaggaaatgtaaataaaatggacACTGACATTGTACCAAATTAGCATCTTGACAATCTATATAAATCGTATCtttataataagaataaattacagatatctgtaatttattcttattataaaGATACGATTTATATAGATTGTCAAGATGCTAATTTGGTACAATGTCAGTgtccattttatttacatttcctACTATACAGTCAAGTTTACTATTCCAGACCACTGCCAAAGAAATGGATGTTTTGCTTCTATACTGTAGAATGTGTACTGAGATTTACATATACTcttcatggacatgaatgtcattgcaatattgggctttcaataACATCTTCGAACTTTATGAGGCAGAATGGATTGCTTGCCTGATGCATTCAtcaagggtgtccacaaacatttttgtGTCCATATAAATTACATATAAATcattatgaatgcattcaggtacttaTGTTGCATGCATTGCTGAtggagatgtgcaaatgcacacagagctggtctactccctgtagagaaagtacagacaatacaatacaactctctggagcagattaacattaacctattggtggggtggtgatcatcaaacatcctaaCCTTGCTAaaacttttgttgctgaatgcaatcaaatcccaaaTACAATTTAAAAGAATTTCCaaatcagtagagacagtgactgatcagtgtatggGATATTGTCCAGAAACCCACACTGTGAAGCACAGAGCTAAAGCCCTGCAAAATGCCCTTGAAAACTGGAACCTAGATGAAAAGAAGCTTGCTGCTGTTACAACCAACAATAAGAGCAACATTGTCAAAATGGTAATGCTCTATTGGTTTTAACCGGTACTCATTCCACTAAAATCAAACCAAATCCACTTGTAAACTACTTTTTACAACTAATGTCACAGTTAGTCCTCTAATGTGGTGTACTATATTCTGTACTTAATATCAGAACTGGTCTACCCCAACATATTATACCTGAACATACTGTAATCTTACATATGCAGTCACCCAACTGGAATCACTATACTACATCTTCATTACAGTTTACTTAGTATAGTAACAGTTTGTACCTTAAATTACATCTGTCtttatgcacatatttgtatttattgcatTGTAACTATTGTCTAGGCACCTTGCCTTGTGTTCTGTccaacagtgtttttattgttgtactgtacaaccctgtattagcatagtggggggaaaaatgtgaatttaaatTATATGGTTTTGAGCATATTGGAGCCTacttgtgcttttgggtcagtagaggtgtacGTCTGAACAGTATGtgccttactgtgcaaactgaaacccCAGTGTCTGCTGCAGGTTTATGTAGTCATTCAAgggtttttgaccacctgcctcctcagAAATCTGGTGGTAGCCAGTgatagttttttctttttagaagTAAATAGTGATCCTTGGCTTTTGAGCTATACCTCCAACTGTAACTTAAGGAACAACATAGCTCTCAACTCTCTTAACTTAGCCAGTCCAGGCCACGGATGCATTTTATCTTAAGCACACCTGAATTTATTGAAATGTATCCCCtactgccatgacattcatgtccataacgactgtatgtaaacttttgGCCTCATCTGTACTTACCATAAAAACTTTGACATCCTTCCTTGCCCGTATCTCCTCTACTAGGCCCAGGGGTTTTCCTTTAGGAATGGGTATAGTTCCCAGGATGGAGCAAGTTGAGTTGTCCAGAGCTTGTCTCACAGCATGAATAAATGCCAGGCTGAAAAGTTCCATCTTTCCAATCTCATCTATGATAAACACACTTGGATCGCTCTTACCCATCTGTTAAGTGGAATGAAGGACTGGCATGAATAAAAATGTACTCTACAATGGCATTGTATCAGCATCTTTAAATCAACACTAATACATTTTAGCAGATCTACCCCTAACCCTACATATTAATATAGTTTAGGTTACCAAAACTACAAATTAAAGCAGATATCTTGGAGCAAGTATCGACTCTAATCTAAATTTCAAAAGCCATATAAAGCCAATTACAAAATCAGCATTCTATGCccttaaaaacaaaattaaaggATTTCTGGCTAAGCAGGATAGAGACATGGACAAAACTAGCAACATAGATTTGTGGTTTTAAGTTAGTGGGTtagattgactgattgattaattcattaattagtGGTTTAGATTAATTTTCAAAATGTTAATTATAAAGAACCTTGAGGGATCTAATTACAAAGATCCCTCAAAtcataaagattttatttgcaAAGGCTTTTACAACATTTTAATCCCTTTTGTTCCTTGcctctgtttttattattattactgttttagAAATGCTCCCTAaactattatactatattatttatttcaggGCAGAATTGTAATTgatttgtttaaaatggttgATGTATACAATGTACAAAGTACTTACATTTTGAAAAAGCGGTAGAACAAGATTTTCAAATGAGGGAAGATCAACAACATACTGGCCGACCCGAGATTCACGACTGCCAGCCGGGGCATTATTTCtgatgttaaaaaacaaaaatattagaAGCTTTGCTAGAGAAACACCTCACATGGCTAAACGGAGAAAACGACAGAGCAGAGTACCCGACTCTGGAGAGGGGTCCTCTCTCGCCTGTTAAGGTCACTACATCGAAGCCGACTCTTTTCCCCAACTCTCTGAGCTCTACTGTGTAAAAGCCATTGACGCTCACGTTGGTAGAGACCATCCATTCACAAACTTTTTTCACTAGCGTAGTTTTCCCCACTCCTGAAAAAAATACATTGAAATTATCATGATAATACATTAGCGTTACTTGATCTTTCAGTAAACACTGTTTGCCATTCTCATATTCACATTTCAGAAGCCATCACGCACAGGAAGAAAGCGTTAGCCATTTGTGTTACATACATTAGCTATATAGTCTACCTGGAGAGCCTGTTAAGAAAACGTGCTTCTTCATTGCAAAGTAGTCTCTGTGGTTAGCTGCAGCTCAACTTCCTGTGTTGGTATTACACGCATGCGCACTACAAGTCCATACATAAGAGCCCTGTTACGAGTTCTCATCGGAAGGTTGTGTATACTATTTGGTTAGCTAACTAGTAAATACAGCTTCACTGCATCCGCCCACTAAGCATCAAGATCCGTTGGATATCAAAAAACGACAACATTCAGTCGTCCacaaacactgcaaaaaaaaaaataataataacaataatacgtTTGCTCAACGATGGAGAGAATTTAACCCACATTTCGCTATATACGTCACATCTCGTTAAATAATGTATTATCCAGaatcccgagtgtccccacttatAAATACGTCTTCGGTGGCTGTTCGAGTGCAATTTACAAATGGTACAAACGGTATTTACAACACTACAACGCAGCATAAATCATGTAAGGGATATACTGCTTTGTTTCGATTATACTTTGTATTAACAGATTATATATTCCAATCAGTTTAAATGAGAAAGACATAACAGAAACTGCATACATTATGTAGACCATGTGTCAATATGTCAAATGTCATATGTGACtatacattacaaaaaaaaaaaaaaaaaaaaaaaatatatatatatatatatatatatatatatatatatatatatatataaaatatatatatgttctttTGAGGACACTGACTCCAacatacagtacaggccaaaagtttggacacaccttctcattaaatgcgttttctgtattttcatgactatttacattgtagattctcactgaaggcatcaaaactatgaatgaacacatgtacttaacaaaaaaaggtgaaataactgaaaatatgttttatattctagtttcttcaaaatagccaccctttgctctgattactgctttgcacactcttggcattctctcaatgagcttcaagaggtagtcacctgaaatggttttccaACAGTCTTGAAGGAGTTGCCAGAGGTGTTTAGCACTTGTTGGCTCCTTTGCTTCACTCTGCGGTCCAGCTCACCCCAAACCATCTCGATTGGGTTCAGGTCCGGTGACTGTGGAGGCCAAGGCATCTGCCGCAGCACTCCATCACTCTCCTTCTTGGTCAAATAGcccttacacagcctggaggtgtgtttggggtcattgtcctgttgaaaaataaatgatggtccaaccaaacgcaaaccagatgggatggcatgtcgctgcaggatgctgtggtagccatgctggttcagtgtgccttcaattttgaataaatccccaacagtgtcaccagcaaaacacccccacaccatcacagctcctcctccatgcttcacagtgggaaccaggcatgtggaatccatccattcaccttttctgcgtctcacaaagacacggcggttggaaccaaagatctcaaatttggactcatcagaccaaagcacagatttccactggtctaaggtccattccttgtgttttttggcccaaacaaatctcttctgcttgttgcctctccttagcagtggtttcctagcagctatttgaccatgaaggcctgatttgcgcagtctcctcttaacagttgttctagagatgggtctgctgctagaactctgtgtggcattcaactggtctgtgatctgagctgctgttaacttgcgatttcttaggctggtgactcggatgaacttgtcctgagaagcagaggtgactcttggtcttcctttcctgggtcggtcctcgtgtgccagtttcgctgtagcgcttgatggtttttgtgactccacttggggacacatttaaagtttttgcaattttccggactgactgaccttcatttcttaaagtaatgatggccactcgtttttctttagttagctgattggttcttgccataataaGAATTTTAACAGTTGCCCAATAGGGCTGTCGGCTGTGTAGTAACCTGACAAGACAACTGATGGTTCCAAAAAGCAAGAAATTCCCctaattaaccctgataaggcacacctgaaaaccatttccatgactacctcttgaagctcattgagagaatgccaagagtgtgcaaagcagtaatcagagcaaagggtggctattttgaagacactagaatataaaacatgttttcagttatttcacttttttacaTACATAAGTACATAAGGACTGCATTTTTTTAAGTACaaaactccacatgtgttcattcatagttttgatgccttcagtgagaatctacaatgtaaatagtcatgaaaatacagaaaacgcattgaatgagaaggtgtgtccaaacttctgGCCTGTACTGTAAAGTAATTAGACGGTTGAGACTTGTCCATAAACTGTTCTCTTATTGGTGCACTCTCATCAGCATGGTCACTCTTCAGAGATTTTAAAATCATGGACACTGTGGAAGTCTTTGGTAAACTTCTGTGTGATTCAGAATTACTTTGATGATGAATTCTACTCTTACCATTATATGATGATGTACTGTGAGTAGAGGTTTGAAGGTGAAGTTTGGTCATGCGAGTCCCTTTGTGAGGCCGCTTTGGAGAGGTCTGTCTTTTAACAGGAACAGGATGAAGCCTGTTTCTATGTACAGAGCTGTCTGAGCTTTGTGGTCTGCCTGATTCAGGACTGCTAAGTTGATTAGGTGATCCGGATCTGTAGGGTCCGGACTGTTGAAATTATCCTGATACTCATATGGCTCTAGACTATCAAACTAACCTGTAAAAAGGCCCGTAGGGACTGTCATTTCCCATATCACATACATTGGAACTCCAGTCAGTGCTGTTTCGAATTAAATAAGGTGGATTCTTCTCATCGTTACTTACTGAGTCATGGGTATTGTGGTAAAAATACTGGCCAAGTGCATTCTGAACATGGGCTTGCAActctttatctttctttttgtggaaatctttttttatggATGAATTTGAGATACAAAAATATGATTTCTTTTGAGAATGTAATAATCTAAGTCCAGGTATTATACAGTTCAATTCCAAGACTGTTAAGCAATGTTTCCCCATATTCATTTTAATCTAGGCTGAAACTTTGGATGGCTGATCTTGTTTAGGTTTGAGAGATCTGTTTTT carries:
- the ntpcr gene encoding cancer-related nucleoside-triphosphatase, whose translation is MKKHVFLTGSPGVGKTTLVKKVCEWMVSTNVSVNGFYTVELRELGKRVGFDVVTLTGERGPLSRVGNNAPAGSRESRVGQYVVDLPSFENLVLPLFQNMGKSDPSVFIIDEIGKMELFSLAFIHAVRQALDNSTCSILGTIPIPKGKPLGLVEEIRARKDVKVFMVTKENRVAIIDEIVVALKECVK